Proteins found in one Geitlerinema sp. PCC 9228 genomic segment:
- a CDS encoding DUF4278 domain-containing protein: protein MKLNYRGIEYDYNPTPVDTVDTGARGKYRGLDWRFRNPKKTPVYQTTLQLKYRGIPYGNGNSNEAAAPAPTTQPAVEPAEVAISTVQEKARALMYKGNQVIKKRQQAMLSRSIHDVGMDEAEVGDYWNRIQGKVHPTFRVTYGPSRIAHS from the coding sequence ATGAAACTTAACTATCGTGGTATCGAATACGATTACAACCCTACTCCCGTAGATACAGTTGATACTGGTGCTCGCGGAAAATATCGTGGCCTGGATTGGCGCTTTCGCAATCCCAAGAAAACGCCGGTTTATCAAACCACGCTGCAGCTAAAATATCGCGGCATCCCCTACGGAAACGGCAACAGCAACGAAGCAGCCGCACCTGCACCTACAACCCAGCCGGCTGTGGAACCAGCAGAAGTTGCCATTTCCACGGTGCAAGAAAAAGCGCGTGCCTTGATGTACAAAGGTAACCAGGTTATCAAAAAACGCCAACAAGCGATGCTCAGCCGTAGCATCCACGATGTAGGCATGGACGAAGCAGAAGTCGGTGACTACTGGAACCGCATCCAAGGTAAGGTTCATCCTACCTTCCGCGTGACCTACGGTCCTTCTCGCATCGCTCACAGCTAA
- a CDS encoding Npun_F5560 family protein, whose amino-acid sequence METSNPQQLQSEISRLQSELQMREQLVEQLSAELFRLVKGNTNFTPAPEVSQRHQEEMEALREQLRQVEEQVAFYQEQLENRDEEIYQLRQTNQELTDRSRMLEQVVQDLPEIYRQKFQERIQPVTEQLEQLQKENRRLHAELQSVSYRLALRSKRSQHLELPSFRGDDSEDGVELPSFGNA is encoded by the coding sequence ATGGAAACATCCAATCCCCAACAATTACAATCGGAAATCTCCCGCTTGCAGTCCGAGTTGCAAATGCGAGAGCAACTGGTAGAGCAACTTTCTGCCGAACTGTTCCGACTGGTCAAGGGTAATACGAATTTTACACCGGCACCAGAAGTATCTCAACGCCATCAAGAAGAAATGGAAGCCTTGCGGGAACAACTGCGCCAAGTAGAAGAACAAGTGGCGTTTTATCAAGAACAGTTGGAAAACCGCGACGAGGAAATTTACCAACTCCGCCAAACCAATCAAGAACTCACCGACCGCAGCCGCATGTTGGAACAAGTGGTCCAAGATTTGCCGGAAATTTACCGCCAGAAGTTCCAGGAACGGATTCAACCGGTCACCGAACAGTTGGAACAGTTACAAAAAGAAAACCGCCGTTTGCATGCAGAACTGCAAAGCGTTAGCTATCGCCTGGCTTTGCGATCGAAACGTTCCCAGCATCTCGAACTGCCAAGCTTTCGCGGCGACGACTCGGAAGATGGGGTAGAATTGCCGAGTTTTGGCAATGCCTAA
- the tmk gene encoding dTMP kinase, which yields MRGKLIVFEGSEGGGKSTQIEKLRHWLVTHPWWQELGWEGATPPKAIATREPGGTELGDRLREMLLYGDFTPPLHDRAELFLYAADRAQHVETFLKPHLEAGNLILCDRYVDSTIAYQGYGRGGDLDWIRRLNQMATNGLESDLTFWLDVDVEVGLHRARQSGKISDRMEQAHLDFHRRVRQGYADLVAKQPDRKVRIDANQPAAEVTVRIQEILGQHLRKWFASP from the coding sequence ATGCGGGGAAAATTAATTGTTTTTGAAGGGTCGGAAGGTGGCGGCAAAAGCACCCAAATCGAAAAATTGCGCCACTGGTTGGTGACGCACCCCTGGTGGCAGGAATTGGGATGGGAAGGGGCCACCCCACCCAAAGCGATCGCGACTCGGGAACCTGGGGGAACGGAACTTGGCGATCGCTTGCGGGAAATGTTGCTATATGGTGACTTTACACCACCCTTGCACGATCGCGCGGAGTTGTTCCTCTATGCTGCCGATCGCGCGCAACATGTGGAAACCTTCCTCAAACCTCATTTAGAAGCTGGCAACCTGATTTTATGCGATCGCTATGTGGATTCTACGATTGCCTATCAGGGATACGGTCGGGGAGGCGATTTGGATTGGATCCGCCGTTTGAACCAAATGGCTACCAACGGTTTGGAAAGCGATCTTACCTTTTGGTTGGATGTGGATGTGGAAGTGGGGTTACACCGGGCCCGCCAAAGCGGTAAAATAAGCGATCGCATGGAACAAGCGCATCTGGATTTCCACCGCCGCGTACGCCAGGGATATGCCGATTTGGTGGCCAAGCAACCAGACCGGAAAGTTCGCATCGACGCCAACCAACCGGCAGCCGAGGTTACTGTTCGGATTCAAGAAATTTTGGGACAGCATTTGCGAAAATGGTTTGCCTCTCCCTAA